The genome window CGACCGAAACGCCCAGCGCTACGATTTGCAGGATCAGCGCCGACGCAAAAAGCCAGCGGGCGGCTTCCTGGCTACCCTGAAAAATAACCAGCATACAGATCGCGCTGACCAGCAAGCTTAGCACACTGATGATTTGAATAAGGCGGATGAGTTGCAGGCGGGTGTGCAGATTCTGGATTTGCCCAACATAAACCGTGTCCGGCTTTGCCTGAAACTTCTCGTGCAAATCCCGGATAAGACTGGCGATGGCCAGAAAACGGTTGGTGAAGGCAATCATAAGCAGCGAAACCGTCGAAAAGAGGAGGGCAGGCGTACTCACCGTGAGTTCCATAGAAAAAATAGGCGTGATTTAGACAATCAGGAAAAGAGCATTGTGATAAAATAAGCAATAAAAGTTATTCTTGCAGCTAGATCTTGATTTTATTTTGTCGAACAAACGACGCCTTTTTGCGGTCGTTATGACTCTCTACTTAACATGGAAGCTCTCGAGGATGCGCCAAAGTTCCGGTTCTGGCGGAAGCAGATGGAAGCGAATGGCCTGGTTATAAACGATGTAAAAACGCATTTTATCCGTCGTCGCTACAACGGGGATGTGCTGTTTGCCATGATTGAAGTGGACGCCGACACGCCCGAGGGCGACAAAATTCCCCCGGTTTGCTTCCTGAAAGGCCACGCGGCGGTGGTGCTGGTTGTCTTGATCGACGCTGAAACCGCCGAACGGTATGTTGTACTGGTTAGGCAACGGCGGATTTGCGACGGCTCGCAAACGTATGAGCACCCGGCAGGCATGGTGGATGCCGCTGATAACCCCACGGAAGTAGCCGCTCGCGAGGTAGGCGAGGAAATCGGGCTGAGCATACGTCCGGAAGAACTAACAAAGCTCAATGCGCAGCTCTG of Tellurirhabdus bombi contains these proteins:
- a CDS encoding DUF2721 domain-containing protein, whose translation is MELTVSTPALLFSTVSLLMIAFTNRFLAIASLIRDLHEKFQAKPDTVYVGQIQNLHTRLQLIRLIQIISVLSLLVSAICMLVIFQGSQEAARWLFASALILQIVALGVSVAEISISINALKIELSDMEKELGRLSFDRAAAARLFSLRSSRGERSE
- a CDS encoding NUDIX hydrolase — encoded protein: MEALEDAPKFRFWRKQMEANGLVINDVKTHFIRRRYNGDVLFAMIEVDADTPEGDKIPPVCFLKGHAAVVLVVLIDAETAERYVVLVRQRRICDGSQTYEHPAGMVDAADNPTEVAAREVGEEIGLSIRPEELTKLNAQLWFPSTGTSDEAIHYFYVEKQLPHAEIMAFHQKNMENDSEFERIVTFVATMQEAHRLVTNVNGLLIHFLYLKAIGDFEAMRLL